The following are encoded in a window of Salinibacter grassmerensis genomic DNA:
- the tsaD gene encoding tRNA (adenosine(37)-N6)-threonylcarbamoyltransferase complex transferase subunit TsaD, translated as MLVLGIESSCDDTAAAVWDDGTVRSNVVSSQADLHEDYGGVVPELASRNHQRLIVPVVQRALAEADTDAGALDAIAGTYGPGLPGSLLVGLSFAKAFAQGLDVPLIGVNHLEGHVHSVDLGPIPPDRPFLCLVVSGGHTELVHVGEPFQYEVLGRTRDDAAGEAFDKVAQLFGLGYPGGPDIDRHAESGDPAFHDFPRSRLDDFDFSFSGLKTSVLYYLRDRSDAERERLLDDHLDDLCASVQAAVVDVLVDGLRRAVAETGVEHVAVVGGVAANGALRRRVEALGRDEGGDVSVPSLAYCMDNAAMIAQAGAQRLAAGHTSPPTLDVQSSLQL; from the coding sequence ATGCTTGTGCTCGGGATTGAATCGTCGTGTGATGACACGGCCGCGGCCGTGTGGGACGATGGCACGGTGCGGTCAAACGTCGTGTCGTCGCAGGCGGACCTTCACGAGGACTATGGCGGTGTGGTGCCGGAGTTGGCCTCCCGCAACCACCAGCGGCTCATCGTGCCCGTCGTGCAGCGGGCCCTTGCCGAGGCGGACACGGACGCCGGTGCACTCGACGCCATTGCGGGCACCTACGGACCGGGACTGCCGGGCTCTCTTCTAGTGGGGCTCAGCTTTGCGAAGGCGTTTGCGCAGGGGCTCGACGTGCCCCTGATTGGGGTGAACCATCTGGAAGGGCACGTCCACTCGGTCGACCTGGGGCCGATCCCCCCGGACCGTCCGTTCTTGTGTCTGGTCGTATCCGGCGGCCACACCGAGCTCGTGCACGTCGGCGAGCCCTTTCAGTATGAGGTGCTCGGACGTACCCGGGATGATGCGGCCGGCGAGGCGTTTGACAAGGTCGCGCAGCTGTTTGGGCTTGGGTACCCCGGCGGCCCCGACATTGATCGGCACGCCGAGTCCGGAGACCCAGCCTTCCACGACTTTCCCCGGAGCCGGCTCGACGACTTTGACTTTTCGTTCAGCGGCCTGAAGACCTCGGTCCTCTACTACCTCCGCGACCGGTCCGACGCGGAGCGCGAGCGCCTGCTCGACGACCACCTTGATGACCTGTGCGCGTCGGTGCAGGCGGCGGTGGTGGATGTGCTCGTCGATGGCCTGCGGCGCGCCGTCGCGGAGACGGGGGTTGAGCACGTGGCCGTGGTGGGGGGCGTGGCGGCCAACGGGGCGCTGCGGCGGCGGGTGGAGGCGCTTGGGCGCGACGAGGGGGGCGATGTGTCAGTGCCCAGCCTGGCGTACTGCATGGACAACGCGGCCATGATCGCGCAGGCTGGGGCCCAGCGCCTTGCGGCCGGCCACACGAGCCCGCCAACGCTGGACGTGCAGTCGAGCCTCCAGCTGTAG
- the mltG gene encoding endolytic transglycosylase MltG translates to MHARRRFGLIVAVLFIGGLAVGVGGALVFGPNTGGYDAPRSVYIARGATLDAAIDSLEQADVLVVPAAFRLVAQATGWGQQIKPGHYRIAPRRSNYALLDKLRRGLQDPVRITIPPGVQPDDLTSVLGRRLERDADAFRTALRDTSLAEELDSTPARLFGYMLPETYEFYWQTPPEAVIQRVKKGFDRFYERELAARADSLGLTKREVVTLASIVEWEALVDAEKPAIAGVYLNRLDRGWPLQADPTIQYVLLDTKGDRVGRVLYKHLEIDHPYNTYQVQGLPPGPITNPSPSSLRAAAHPEQHEYLYFAADGTGGHTFSRTLREHNRAAEKYQRMLDERRSDGTP, encoded by the coding sequence GTGCACGCTCGTCGTCGCTTTGGGCTCATCGTCGCCGTCCTCTTTATCGGGGGGCTCGCCGTCGGTGTGGGGGGCGCACTGGTCTTTGGGCCCAACACGGGTGGGTACGACGCGCCCCGCAGCGTGTACATTGCGCGTGGGGCGACGCTCGACGCGGCCATCGATTCGCTGGAGCAGGCCGACGTGCTCGTCGTGCCCGCCGCGTTTCGTCTCGTTGCCCAGGCGACCGGATGGGGGCAGCAGATCAAGCCGGGACACTACCGCATCGCCCCCCGTCGCTCCAACTACGCCCTGCTCGACAAGCTGCGACGGGGCCTGCAGGATCCGGTGCGCATCACGATTCCGCCCGGCGTGCAGCCCGACGATCTCACGTCGGTGTTGGGCCGGCGGCTCGAACGAGACGCCGACGCGTTCCGCACGGCCCTTCGCGACACGAGTCTCGCGGAGGAGCTAGACAGCACCCCCGCGCGGCTGTTCGGGTACATGCTCCCCGAGACGTACGAATTCTATTGGCAGACGCCCCCCGAGGCCGTCATCCAGCGCGTCAAGAAGGGGTTTGATCGCTTCTATGAACGGGAGCTCGCCGCCCGGGCCGACAGCCTCGGCCTCACCAAACGGGAGGTCGTCACGCTCGCCTCCATTGTGGAGTGGGAGGCCCTCGTCGACGCCGAGAAGCCGGCGATTGCGGGGGTCTACCTGAATCGCCTCGACCGCGGGTGGCCCCTCCAGGCCGACCCGACGATCCAGTACGTTCTGCTCGACACGAAGGGGGATCGCGTGGGGCGGGTGCTCTACAAGCATCTCGAGATCGACCACCCGTACAACACCTATCAGGTTCAGGGCCTGCCCCCCGGGCCCATCACGAACCCGTCGCCCTCCAGCCTGCGGGCCGCGGCCCATCCCGAGCAGCACGAGTACCTCTACTTTGCGGCCGACGGGACCGGCGGGCACACCTTCAGCCGCACGCTGCGAGAGCACAACCGGGCGGCGGAGAAGTACCAGCGGATGCTCGACGAACGGCGGTCAGACGGCACACCGTAA
- a CDS encoding OmpP1/FadL family transporter — protein sequence MPSRSFCSRLSLLLLVGVLGWFPSIAAAQTADDAYRFSNRFPAVGTRATGMSGAGGVGGWADPSAPYTNPAGLGYYQASEISGSLSGLLSRDESTYQPSSQNTGNNATTRLGHLTGIYNVDTKQGSLVFALGFNRTSAFDRELTYSGESSASSITDTFLPFGEEFDASEDNGTINIDVFPVIPFVAFQAGAIEFFNSRFQNDQYPFLQAVAPGRSIQQDGTVTRGGSMNEFSFAGAAEVAPDVMIGGSANISYGTYVFENELTETATNPGSSDGYSVVVGNRLLEGFRSMLFRERFTSDLTGFNLRLGLSASAAKHVRLGFTVETPTWYSIDETFTDAFIRTEFGNGSLTYGDDSDEDAARGEFQYELQTPWRLSTGVSYTRDPFLISADVEFVDWSQTSLDADETEFDVTNENLEEYDYVVNWRGGIEYRSENGLSLRTGIAYRPGARGFDFTLASGEETDRSRLFLSAGAGVPLSERLSLNAAWMQERSKDQFVPYSSVTPPDESEAIDVPFIDEDVIRNQVRVGFRYSF from the coding sequence ATGCCTTCGCGGTCGTTTTGCTCTCGACTCTCCCTGCTCCTCCTCGTTGGCGTTCTCGGGTGGTTTCCGTCGATCGCCGCCGCACAAACAGCGGATGATGCGTACCGCTTCTCAAATCGATTTCCGGCGGTGGGCACACGTGCGACCGGGATGAGCGGCGCTGGCGGCGTAGGCGGGTGGGCCGACCCGAGTGCGCCCTACACCAACCCGGCGGGCCTTGGATACTACCAGGCGTCGGAGATCAGTGGGAGCCTCAGCGGACTGCTCAGTCGAGATGAATCCACCTATCAGCCTTCCTCCCAGAACACCGGCAATAATGCGACTACGCGGCTCGGCCACCTCACGGGAATCTACAATGTGGATACGAAACAGGGATCGCTCGTCTTTGCGCTCGGCTTCAACCGGACATCTGCGTTCGACCGGGAGCTGACGTACAGCGGCGAAAGTTCTGCCAGCTCGATCACAGATACGTTTCTGCCGTTCGGAGAGGAATTCGACGCCTCAGAGGACAACGGCACCATCAACATTGATGTCTTTCCCGTCATCCCCTTCGTCGCCTTCCAAGCAGGGGCCATTGAATTTTTCAACTCTCGATTTCAGAACGACCAGTATCCATTTCTTCAGGCCGTTGCCCCAGGCCGAAGCATCCAGCAAGACGGGACGGTGACACGGGGCGGTTCCATGAACGAATTCAGCTTCGCCGGCGCTGCTGAAGTAGCCCCAGACGTAATGATTGGAGGATCCGCCAATATCTCGTACGGCACGTACGTTTTCGAGAATGAACTGACGGAGACGGCGACCAATCCCGGCTCCAGCGACGGGTACTCCGTCGTCGTGGGCAACAGACTACTGGAGGGCTTCCGGAGCATGCTCTTCCGAGAGCGATTCACCTCCGACCTTACGGGCTTCAACCTTCGTCTCGGCCTCTCGGCTAGTGCAGCCAAGCACGTTCGGCTCGGGTTCACGGTAGAGACCCCCACCTGGTACTCCATTGACGAGACGTTCACGGACGCGTTTATTCGTACCGAGTTCGGAAATGGGTCGCTGACCTACGGCGACGATTCCGACGAAGACGCCGCCCGGGGGGAATTTCAGTACGAGTTGCAAACTCCGTGGCGCCTCAGCACGGGCGTGAGCTACACGCGCGACCCGTTTCTGATCTCGGCCGACGTAGAGTTCGTTGACTGGTCACAGACAAGTCTCGATGCCGACGAGACGGAGTTCGACGTGACGAACGAGAATCTTGAGGAATACGACTACGTGGTTAACTGGCGGGGCGGCATCGAGTACCGTTCGGAAAACGGCCTCTCCCTGCGGACCGGGATCGCGTACCGTCCGGGGGCTCGTGGGTTTGACTTCACCCTCGCCAGTGGAGAAGAAACCGATCGTTCACGCTTGTTCTTATCGGCAGGGGCTGGTGTCCCGTTGAGCGAGCGGCTTTCCCTAAATGCCGCCTGGATGCAGGAGCGCTCGAAGGACCAGTTTGTCCCCTACTCGAGCGTGACGCCCCCCGACGAGTCCGAAGCGATTGACGTTCCGTTCATCGACGAAGATGTCATCCGGAACCAAGTTCGGGTGGGCTTTCGCTATTCGTTCTAA
- the proS gene encoding proline--tRNA ligase, translating into MADAVTPRDEDYSQWYQDVVRNGQLAENSPARGCMIIKPNGMALWENMRDQLDQMFKDTGHENYYFPLFIPERYMEREAEHVEGFAKECAVVTHSRLTEDEDGDLIPDPESELGENYIVRPTSETIIWDTYSKWIQSYRDLPLLYNQWANVVRWEMRPRLFLRTAEFLWQEGHTAHATETGAVEEAERMLDVYTTFAEEYMAMPVLQGRKTESERFPGAVDTYCIEAMMQDGKALQAGTSHFLGQNFAKAFDCTFTNENNEEEHVWATSWGVSTRLIGGLIMTHSDDQGLVLPPKLAPHQVVIVPLFFDDDQEGPVMEKCERLQEMLEDHGIRVKMDQNHTQSPGWRFSEHELRGVPLRLAIGPRDLENDNVEMARRDTQEKEVVPQAGIAERVSDALDDIQHSLYERAQDRQADNTRVAEDYDEFREVIGRGGFAWAHWDGTPETEERIQEETSATIRLIPFDREDHEEGEDMLTGEPSDGRVLFAQAY; encoded by the coding sequence ATGGCAGACGCAGTCACGCCCCGTGATGAAGACTACTCGCAGTGGTACCAGGACGTCGTGCGCAACGGCCAACTGGCCGAAAACTCCCCCGCCCGTGGGTGCATGATCATCAAGCCCAACGGCATGGCCCTCTGGGAGAACATGCGCGACCAGCTGGACCAGATGTTCAAGGACACGGGCCACGAAAACTACTACTTCCCGCTCTTCATCCCGGAGCGCTACATGGAACGGGAGGCCGAGCACGTGGAGGGGTTCGCGAAGGAGTGCGCCGTGGTGACCCACTCCCGCCTCACGGAGGACGAGGACGGCGACCTGATTCCCGACCCGGAGTCGGAGCTGGGCGAGAACTACATTGTGCGCCCCACCTCCGAGACCATCATCTGGGATACGTACTCGAAGTGGATCCAGTCGTACCGCGACCTGCCGCTCCTGTACAATCAGTGGGCCAATGTCGTCCGGTGGGAGATGCGGCCGCGCCTCTTCCTGCGCACCGCCGAGTTCCTGTGGCAGGAGGGGCACACCGCCCACGCCACGGAGACGGGGGCGGTCGAGGAGGCCGAGCGGATGCTCGACGTCTACACCACCTTCGCCGAAGAGTACATGGCGATGCCGGTGCTTCAGGGGCGGAAGACGGAGAGTGAGCGCTTTCCCGGGGCAGTGGACACCTACTGCATCGAGGCGATGATGCAGGACGGCAAGGCGCTACAGGCCGGCACGAGCCACTTTCTGGGCCAGAACTTCGCGAAGGCCTTCGATTGCACCTTCACCAACGAGAACAACGAGGAGGAGCACGTGTGGGCCACCTCGTGGGGCGTGTCGACCCGCCTGATCGGCGGCCTTATCATGACCCACTCCGATGATCAGGGCCTCGTCTTGCCCCCTAAGCTGGCGCCGCATCAGGTCGTGATCGTGCCCCTCTTCTTCGACGACGACCAGGAGGGGCCGGTGATGGAGAAGTGCGAGCGCCTGCAGGAGATGTTGGAGGACCACGGCATCCGCGTGAAGATGGACCAGAATCACACGCAGAGTCCGGGCTGGCGCTTCAGCGAACACGAACTGCGCGGCGTGCCGCTCCGTCTCGCCATCGGGCCGCGCGACCTGGAAAACGACAACGTGGAGATGGCCCGCCGCGACACGCAGGAGAAGGAGGTGGTGCCACAGGCCGGCATCGCGGAGCGCGTGTCCGACGCGCTCGACGACATTCAGCATTCCCTCTACGAACGGGCACAGGACCGACAGGCAGACAACACCCGCGTCGCTGAGGACTACGACGAGTTCCGGGAGGTCATTGGGCGTGGGGGCTTCGCGTGGGCCCACTGGGACGGCACGCCGGAGACCGAAGAGCGGATCCAGGAGGAGACCTCCGCGACCATCCGCCTCATTCCCTTCGACCGTGAGGACCACGAGGAGGGAGAAGACATGCTCACGGGCGAGCCCTCGGACGGCCGCGTGCTGTTCGCGCAGGCATACTAG
- a CDS encoding DUF3667 domain-containing protein, producing the protein MSTPPLGSESGRPEDDPSGGLGDEGPSGQSASDPDEARAAAEDALAQIEAMADLDEEPDVEAEDERETPPSDSSSDPTDPGASSSSGPLEDQCENCGALLHGPYCSKCGQRAAERVVPIWHMLNEALEAVIELDMRVLWTLPKFLFLPGRLTKEYINGRRKRYIRPFRLYLFTTFVLFTVLALTAGGGFQVPFNPQMSPAQADTLQAGTVAAGMDTTAVASAPWFMGNPEQRERWARSFRQNPGTVDVLFGDSETQARLEPLLRAKIADAIRNPRDLIGSMIDRGPYVMFLMLPVFAFLLKLLYIRRGRLYVEHLIFSLHLHAFAFFAFTVGILLGEIEAPWVQTAATWVELAPLLYLVVAMGHVYDQGLIKSTIKAFLLLFVYSIMLLIGFIVLALAAVVLM; encoded by the coding sequence ATGAGCACTCCGCCGCTCGGCTCTGAGTCCGGCCGCCCCGAAGACGATCCTTCGGGAGGTCTCGGCGACGAGGGCCCGTCTGGACAGTCTGCGTCGGACCCGGACGAGGCCCGGGCCGCGGCCGAGGACGCCCTGGCGCAGATTGAAGCGATGGCCGACCTCGACGAAGAGCCGGACGTCGAGGCCGAGGATGAGCGAGAGACACCGCCCTCCGATTCGTCGTCCGACCCGACTGACCCGGGCGCATCCTCCTCGTCGGGTCCCCTCGAAGACCAGTGCGAGAACTGCGGTGCACTCCTGCACGGGCCGTACTGTTCAAAGTGCGGGCAGCGGGCCGCCGAACGGGTCGTTCCCATCTGGCACATGCTTAATGAGGCACTGGAGGCCGTCATTGAGCTCGACATGCGGGTGCTCTGGACCCTGCCCAAGTTCCTGTTTCTGCCCGGTCGGCTCACGAAAGAGTACATCAACGGGCGGCGCAAGCGCTACATCCGGCCCTTCCGGCTGTACCTGTTTACGACATTCGTCCTGTTCACCGTTCTTGCCCTCACCGCCGGAGGGGGCTTCCAGGTGCCCTTCAACCCGCAGATGTCCCCTGCGCAGGCGGACACGCTCCAGGCGGGGACGGTAGCGGCCGGAATGGACACGACCGCAGTGGCCTCGGCGCCCTGGTTCATGGGCAATCCGGAGCAGCGAGAGCGATGGGCGCGGTCGTTTCGTCAGAACCCAGGCACAGTGGATGTGCTGTTTGGGGACTCGGAGACACAGGCACGCCTGGAGCCACTCCTCCGGGCGAAGATCGCCGACGCCATTCGGAACCCCCGAGACCTGATCGGAAGCATGATTGACCGGGGGCCCTACGTCATGTTCTTGATGCTGCCCGTCTTTGCCTTTCTGCTCAAGCTGCTCTACATCCGGCGGGGGCGTCTCTACGTGGAGCATCTTATCTTCAGCCTCCACCTGCACGCATTTGCCTTTTTCGCCTTTACCGTCGGAATTCTTCTCGGCGAGATTGAGGCCCCGTGGGTCCAGACCGCGGCGACCTGGGTTGAGTTGGCGCCCCTCTTGTACCTCGTCGTCGCGATGGGACACGTCTACGATCAGGGCCTTATCAAATCGACGATCAAGGCATTCCTCCTGCTGTTCGTGTACTCGATCATGCTGTTGATCGGGTTCATCGTGCTCGCCCTCGCGGCCGTGGTGCTGATGTAG
- a CDS encoding TonB-dependent receptor, which translates to MRLHRVFILAACCWLLGATPVHAQTWGTVTGTVTDSVQGAPLPSVTVLVEGTDFGTATGANGRYRLELPTGRYTLRFSAIGFATRVDSVTVVEGTTRLDATLASTILKMDELTVTEGAVPDRPGVYEVDPADVQNMPTPFKDGFRALKTTPGVATNSELTQQYSVRGGGYNENLVFINGFEIFFPFRPRQGEQEGMGLLNPALASDITFYTGGFPPEYGGKLSSALDVQYAQPKAEPLSGSVDLSTLDASAHLQSSALGGDLGWAFGMRRAQPGRFFGTQDLKGDYSPRFTDLQGTVSYRFSDRVSVEALGIWADNTFELEPEERTTYFGVISLDPERPSDFKALRASLNGARTDGYTTTFGGVRLHTDLSDRLSMEHDVAYFGTRETEAFNIQSRRRVCQVDPTAGDNPSNCTSVLQGESTVTRFADNSVEVQRRTGRGRYEWDLDRQTLKGGWHLRGLHFDDNLNERTTIDGRLDGQDSTLVDQLDDSAIFDEHQFGAHLQDAVDVLPTDGRLTVTGGVRADYFSFNDEWTISPRLSGRFVATDRLTLTGAWGIYHQKPTYRELRGTPSDSSSIRDALDQNRDIRSQRSVQYVFGGEYFFPDRRLYLRAEAYYKDLDDLISYTIEDVRVNYSGQNDTYGYTYGLDFQLRGELVPGLESWFNYSYLVSRERFTDAALERYAAQAPGGFSEEFRGNRTGLLPRPADQRHTFSAFVQDYVPGDQSWKVHMRLLYGSGLPYTPTSPGPETPGGAETRIPGDRMSGRLPAYRRVDVGATKRIELAQSGIGGPVHLELTLEVLNLFDMDNTVDYSWTNNFQRVPKRLTPRTLNARLHLTF; encoded by the coding sequence ATGCGCCTGCACCGCGTTTTCATCCTTGCGGCCTGCTGTTGGCTCCTGGGGGCCACGCCCGTCCACGCCCAGACCTGGGGCACCGTCACGGGCACCGTCACGGACTCGGTACAGGGGGCGCCCCTGCCGAGCGTGACGGTTCTGGTAGAGGGCACCGACTTCGGCACGGCCACCGGGGCCAACGGCCGGTACCGCCTGGAGCTTCCCACGGGCCGCTACACGCTCCGCTTCTCGGCGATCGGCTTTGCCACGCGCGTCGACTCGGTGACGGTGGTGGAGGGGACGACGCGGCTCGACGCAACCTTGGCCTCCACCATCTTGAAAATGGACGAGCTGACGGTGACGGAGGGGGCCGTTCCCGATCGGCCCGGCGTGTACGAGGTGGATCCGGCCGATGTGCAGAACATGCCCACGCCCTTCAAGGATGGTTTCCGGGCCCTCAAGACCACACCAGGAGTGGCAACCAACAGCGAGCTGACCCAGCAGTATTCGGTGCGCGGCGGGGGGTACAACGAGAACCTCGTCTTTATCAACGGCTTCGAGATTTTCTTTCCCTTCCGGCCCCGGCAGGGTGAGCAGGAGGGGATGGGGCTGTTGAACCCGGCCCTCGCGTCGGACATCACGTTCTACACGGGCGGCTTTCCGCCCGAGTACGGGGGCAAGCTCTCCTCCGCACTGGACGTGCAGTATGCGCAGCCGAAGGCCGAGCCCCTGAGCGGGTCGGTCGACCTCTCCACGCTCGACGCCAGTGCGCATCTTCAGTCGTCGGCCTTGGGGGGCGACCTCGGGTGGGCCTTCGGGATGCGGCGGGCACAGCCCGGCCGGTTCTTTGGGACGCAGGACCTAAAGGGCGACTACAGCCCCCGCTTTACCGACCTGCAGGGCACGGTGTCCTACCGGTTCTCCGATCGCGTCTCGGTGGAGGCCCTTGGCATCTGGGCCGACAACACCTTTGAACTGGAGCCTGAGGAGCGGACCACCTACTTCGGGGTCATCAGTCTCGACCCGGAGCGGCCCTCCGACTTCAAGGCGCTTCGGGCCAGCCTAAACGGGGCCCGCACGGACGGGTACACCACCACGTTTGGGGGCGTGCGGCTCCACACGGACCTCTCCGACCGGCTCTCGATGGAGCACGACGTGGCCTACTTCGGGACGCGGGAGACTGAGGCCTTCAATATCCAAAGCCGGCGGCGGGTCTGTCAGGTCGATCCGACGGCGGGGGACAATCCGTCAAACTGTACCAGTGTGCTTCAAGGAGAGTCTACGGTGACCCGGTTTGCCGACAATTCCGTAGAGGTGCAGCGTCGAACCGGGCGGGGGCGTTACGAATGGGATCTCGACCGACAGACGCTGAAGGGCGGCTGGCACCTACGGGGCCTCCACTTCGACGACAACCTCAACGAGCGGACCACGATCGACGGGCGATTGGACGGTCAGGACTCCACGCTGGTCGACCAGCTCGACGACAGTGCGATATTCGACGAGCATCAGTTTGGGGCTCACCTTCAGGACGCCGTGGATGTGCTCCCCACCGACGGCCGGCTCACCGTTACGGGCGGAGTGCGGGCCGACTACTTCTCGTTCAACGACGAGTGGACCATCTCCCCACGTCTGTCGGGCCGCTTCGTAGCCACCGACCGTCTCACCCTCACGGGGGCGTGGGGGATTTATCACCAGAAGCCGACCTACCGGGAGCTTCGCGGCACCCCGTCGGACAGCTCGTCGATTCGGGACGCGCTGGACCAAAATCGGGACATCCGGTCGCAGCGGTCGGTGCAGTACGTATTTGGCGGGGAGTACTTCTTCCCCGATCGGCGGCTGTATCTGCGGGCCGAGGCGTACTACAAGGACCTCGACGACTTGATTTCCTACACCATTGAGGATGTGCGGGTGAACTATTCCGGGCAGAACGATACCTACGGGTACACCTACGGGCTGGACTTCCAGCTTCGGGGAGAGCTCGTGCCCGGCCTGGAGAGCTGGTTCAACTACAGCTATCTGGTATCCCGCGAGCGGTTCACGGACGCGGCGCTGGAGCGGTACGCGGCGCAGGCCCCGGGGGGCTTCTCCGAAGAGTTTCGGGGGAACCGAACGGGGCTCTTGCCCCGCCCCGCCGATCAGCGCCACACCTTCTCGGCGTTCGTGCAGGACTACGTGCCGGGGGATCAGTCCTGGAAGGTACACATGCGCCTGCTGTACGGCAGTGGACTGCCGTACACCCCCACCAGTCCGGGCCCAGAGACCCCGGGCGGGGCCGAAACCCGCATTCCGGGCGACCGGATGAGCGGGCGGCTCCCGGCCTACCGGCGCGTGGACGTGGGGGCGACGAAGCGCATCGAGCTCGCCCAAAGCGGAATCGGCGGGCCCGTCCACCTGGAGCTCACGCTCGAGGTCCTCAATCTCTTCGACATGGACAACACCGTCGACTACAGCTGGACGAACAACTTCCAGCGCGTCCCCAAGCGCCTTACCCCGCGGACCCTGAACGCGCGCCTCCACCTCACTTTTTAG
- a CDS encoding ArsR/SmtB family transcription factor, producing MDRSLLPPDEIEAVARRFGVLGVPARLRLLNALHAEGEQPVGELVEATGIRQSNVSKHLGLMAEEGLLTRRRDGVHVYYALDDPTLGALCMLVSRRLRDEGER from the coding sequence ATGGATCGTTCCTTGCTTCCGCCCGACGAGATTGAGGCCGTGGCGCGCCGTTTCGGCGTGCTCGGCGTGCCGGCTCGGCTCCGGTTGCTCAACGCGTTGCACGCAGAGGGAGAGCAGCCGGTTGGCGAGCTGGTGGAGGCGACCGGCATCCGGCAGTCCAACGTCAGCAAGCACCTCGGCCTGATGGCGGAGGAGGGGCTACTGACGCGGCGGCGCGACGGCGTGCACGTCTACTACGCGCTCGACGACCCCACGCTGGGGGCCCTTTGCATGCTCGTGTCCCGTCGCCTGCGTGACGAGGGCGAGAGGTAG
- a CDS encoding sugar phosphate isomerase/epimerase family protein, which translates to MSYRPVTLFTGQWADLPLRTLAEKAAGWGYDGLELACAGDHFDAARAVNEDGYVRNKRNQLEAHDLDAWALSQHLVGQAVSDRIDARHEAVLPERVWGDGDPDGVTRRAIEELKRTATAARTLGIDVVTGFTGSPVWHLLYAFPPTPQSMIDEGYEAFADQWMPILDAFADEGVQFALEVHPTEIAFDLSTAQRTLAALDGHSAFGFNYDPSHLGYQGVDYLAFLDRFADRIDHVHMKDVWWADGRREAGVFGGHLPFGHEDRYWDFRSIGRGKIDFEAITRRLNRIGYDGPLSVEWEDSGMEREHGAADALGRVRAVDFPPPDAGFEAAFGEE; encoded by the coding sequence ATGTCCTACCGGCCCGTCACCCTCTTCACCGGACAGTGGGCCGACCTGCCCCTCCGCACCCTCGCCGAAAAGGCTGCGGGCTGGGGCTACGACGGCCTGGAACTGGCCTGCGCGGGCGACCACTTCGATGCCGCACGGGCCGTGAACGAAGACGGCTACGTCCGCAACAAGCGCAACCAACTAGAGGCGCACGACCTGGACGCCTGGGCCCTCAGTCAGCACCTGGTGGGCCAGGCCGTGAGCGACCGCATCGACGCGCGCCACGAGGCCGTACTGCCGGAGCGCGTGTGGGGCGACGGCGATCCCGACGGCGTAACGCGGCGCGCCATCGAGGAACTGAAGCGCACCGCCACCGCGGCGCGCACGCTCGGGATCGACGTGGTAACCGGCTTCACCGGCTCCCCCGTCTGGCACCTGCTGTACGCCTTTCCGCCCACCCCGCAGTCGATGATCGACGAGGGGTACGAGGCGTTCGCCGACCAGTGGATGCCCATCCTCGATGCCTTCGCGGACGAGGGCGTGCAGTTCGCCCTGGAGGTGCACCCCACCGAAATTGCGTTCGATCTCAGCACGGCCCAGCGTACCCTCGCCGCCCTTGACGGGCACTCGGCGTTTGGCTTCAACTACGATCCCAGCCACCTCGGCTACCAGGGCGTCGATTACCTCGCCTTTCTGGACCGGTTTGCCGACCGCATCGACCACGTCCACATGAAGGACGTCTGGTGGGCCGACGGGCGGCGGGAGGCCGGGGTCTTCGGCGGCCACCTGCCGTTCGGACACGAGGATCGCTACTGGGACTTTCGCTCCATCGGCCGCGGCAAGATTGACTTCGAGGCGATCACCCGCCGCCTCAACCGGATCGGCTACGACGGCCCCCTCTCCGTCGAGTGGGAAGACAGTGGCATGGAGCGGGAGCACGGGGCCGCGGACGCCCTCGGGCGGGTCCGCGCCGTCGACTTTCCGCCCCCCGACGCCGGCTTCGAGGCGGCGTTCGGGGAGGAGTAG